In Erigeron canadensis isolate Cc75 chromosome 7, C_canadensis_v1, whole genome shotgun sequence, one DNA window encodes the following:
- the LOC122607779 gene encoding glycine-rich RNA-binding protein 4, mitochondrial-like, whose amino-acid sequence MVSANGVYRLSSSPIYRFMSWRHSSSKLFVGGLSYDTNEPVLKDAFGQHGEIIEVKVICDHKSGKSKGYGFVHFNSEDSAHKALVEMDGQLLDGRNIRIQYANKK is encoded by the exons ATGGTGTCAGCAAATGGAGTCTATCGGCTTTCCTCATCTCCTATATATAGGTTCATGTCGTGGCGCCACTCCTCTAGTAAATTGTTCGTTGGAG GTCTTTCGTATGATACCAACGAACCAGTTTTAAAAGACGCTTTTGGGCAGCATGGAGAAATAATTGAAG TGAAAGTTATATGTGATCACAAGAGTGGTAAATCCAAAGGGTATGGATTTGTGCATTTCAATTCTGAAGACTCTGCCCACAAAGCCTTGGTAGAAATGGATGGCCAG CTACTGGATGGTAGAAATATTCGAATCCAATATgcaaacaagaaataa
- the LOC122606486 gene encoding putative pentatricopeptide repeat-containing protein At5g59900, producing the protein MKNIHRHRHRHRHLRPSPTTTTSPSHPTTDTHHSTTDTNLISTLTTIIKTNQNYNETSSYFNNNNLKPHHIEQVLINTLKFPKSSLRFFNFLGLHKNFNHSTMSFCILIHSLAQSNYLWPAISLIQTLLFRTPGSKNVEIMFECYYNCYKDLNFSTSLGFDLLVNVFIQSKRILDSFTVLCLMKHKGLRVEIRTISDVFNGLVRIRRFDLVLRYFDEMREDGIEGNVYIYSTVIRCLCEVKDFDRAMEMGRRLENEGNIVVYNVLIHGLCKGQRMDEAMEVKDGLRLKGLKADVVTYCSLVMGFSKLRRFESARVLVREMVEAGFVPSEAVVSGMVDGLRKNGDVIGAYHFLNDLESVGGVPSLFVYNALINGLCREGHVLEAEKLFRNMGVKGLAPNDVSYSIIIDSLCKRGNLDSARALLEEMNNAGIRMSVYPYNSLIFGACRLGKLHIAESFFDDMVCQGLNPTVATYTSLIDGCCKQKDVPKALRLYHEMTRKGVFPNTYTFTALISGLCRAKRMEEARALFHEMVERNIMPNEITYNVMIEGYCQEGNTIKAFELFDDMVNRGLKPDTYTFRSLISGLCLINKVSEAKEFVNSLKKQHHKLNEMCYSALLQGYCQNGCLDDAINACNEMVENGIKMDLVSYSVLINGSAKHGDVAKLLYFLKEMHDRAMKPDNVLYTSLIDAFGKAGDLRKALGYWVIMIGEGCNPNVVTYTVIIDCLCKLGYVDDAEILFKEMLVNGIIPNHVTYGCFLDCLTNEGHMQKAVVLHNVMLEGSLANTVTYNILIRGFCKVGRLQEATEALVEMYNSGILPDHVSYSTIIYEYCRIGDIQKAIKLWGSMIDKGLKPDIVAYNIIIRGCCVAGELTKAIEFRDDMITRGLKADQTILQL; encoded by the coding sequence atgaaaaacatccaCCGTCACCGTCACCGTCACCGTCACCTCCgcccatctccgaccaccaccacatcTCCGTCACACCCCACCACCGACACCCACCACTCCACCACCGACACCAACCTAATCTCCACTCTCACCACCATAatcaaaaccaaccaaaattaTAACGAAACATCATCATatttcaacaacaacaaccttaAACCGCACCACATAGAACAGGTACTTATTAACACCTTAAAATTTCCAAAATCATCTTtacgtttttttaattttttaggcTTACATAAAAACTTTAATCATTCGACGATGTCGTTTTGCATTTTAATACATTCTTTAGCTCAGTCTAATTACTTATGGCCTGCAATTTCCTTAATCCAAACTTTATTGTTTCGAACACCCGGGTCGAAAAATGTCGAAATTATGTTTGAATGTTATTATAATTGTTATAAAGATTTGAACTTTAGTACTAGTTTAGGGTTTGATTTGCTAGTTAATGTGTTTATTCAAAGTAAACGAATCTTGGACTCGTTTACGGTTTTGTGTTTGATGAAACATAAGGGGTTGAGGGTCGAGATTAGGACGATTAGCGATGTGTTTAACGGATTGGTTAGGATTCGTCGGTTTGATTTGGTTTTGAGGTATTTTGATGAGATGAGGGAAGATGGTATTGAGGggaatgtgtatatatatagtactgtGATTCGGTGTTTGTGTGAGGTTAAGGATTTTGATAGGGCGATGGAGATGGGGAGACGGTTGGAAAATGAAGGGAATATTGTTGTGTATAATGTGTTGATTCACGGGCTATGTAAAGGGCAACGGATGGACGAGGCGATGGAGGTGAAGGACGGGTTGCGGTTGAAGGGTTTGAAAGCGGATGTTGTGACTTATTGTAGTTTAGTTATGGGGTTTAGTAAGTTGCGGCGGTTTGAGAGTGCTCGGGTTTTAGTTAGGGAAATGGTAGAGGCGGGATTTGTTCCAAGTGAGGCGGTTGTTTCGGGTATGGTTGATGGGTTGAGAAAAAACGGGGATGTTATTGGTGCGTATCattttttgaatgatttggagaGTGTTGGAGGGGTGCCGagtttgtttgtttataatgCGTTGATTAACGGGTTGTGTAGAGAGGGGCATGTGCTTGAAGCGGAAAAGCTTTTTAGAAATATGGGTGTGAAAGGTTTAGCCCCGAATGATGTTAGTTACTCGATTATTATCGATTCGTTGTGCAAAAGAGGGAATCTTGATAGTGCACGTGCTCTTCTTGAAGAAATGAATAATGCAGGTATACGAATGTCTGTTTATCCGTATAATTCTTTAATATTTGGAGCTTGTAGGTTAGGAAAACTACATATTGCGGAATCATTTTTTGACGATATGGTTTGTCAAGGTTTAAATCCGACTGTTGCGACATATACGTCTTTGATAGACGGCTGTTGTAAACAAAAAGATGTGCCCAAGGCGTTGAGGCTGTATCATGAGATGACGAGAAAAGGGGTTTTTCCAAACACGTATACATTTACTGCACTGATTTCTGGTCTCTGTCGTGCAAAAAGGATGGAAGAAGCACGTGCTTTGTTTCATGAAATGGTGGAAAGAAATATCATGCCAAATGAGATAACGTATAATGTGATGATTGAGGGGTATTGTCAAGAAGGAAATACGATAAAGGCATTTGAACTGTTTGATGATATGGTGAACAGGGGTCTTAAACCAGATACGTATACCTTTAGATCGTTAATAAGTGGTCTTTGTTTGATAAATAAGGTTTCTGAAGCTAAAGAATTCGTAAATAGCCTTAAGAAGCAGCATCACAAGCTAAATGAAATGTGTTATAGTGCTCTCTTGCAAGGGTACTGCCAGAACGGATGTCTCGATGATGCAATTAATGCTTGCAACGAGATGGTGGAAAATGGGATCAAAATGGACCTCGTTTCTTATTCTGTGCTTATAAATGGATCCGCTAAACATGGTGATGTAGCTAAGTTACTATactttttgaaagaaatgcatgaTCGGGCAATGAAGCCTGATAATGTTTTATATACTAGCTTAATTGACGCTTTTGGCAAAGCAGGAGATCTTCGAAAAGCGCTTGGGTATTGGGTTATAATGATTGGTGAAGGATGCAACCCTAATGTTGTGACATACACCGTAATTATAGATTGTTTATGTAAATTAGGATATGTTGATGATGCCGAAATTTTATTCAAGGAGATGCTAGTTAATGGCATAATTCCGAATCATGTTACATATGGGTGCTTCCTTGACTGCCTTACTAACGAAGGGCATATGCAAAAAGCAGTAGTCCTTCACAATGTAATGCTTGAAGGGTCTCTAGCAAATACTGTTACGTACAATATATTGATCAGGGGTTTCTGTAAAGTAGGTAGACTTCAAGAAGCTACTGAGGCTTTGGTAGAGATGTATAATAGTGGCATATTACCTGACCATGTAAGTTACTCAACCATTATTTATGAATATTGTAGAATCGGTGATATACAAAAAGCAATTAAACTATGGGGCTCCATGATCGATAAGGGTTTGAAACCAGATATAGTGgcatataatattataatacgGGGTTGTTGTGTGGCTGGAGAATTGACCAAAGCAATTGAATTCCGTGATGACATGATAACAAGAGGGTTGAAGGCAGATCAAACTATACTACAGCTATGA
- the LOC122606511 gene encoding uncharacterized protein LOC122606511 has translation MPQKRLLRLPHVFGKILELPLQSNADVLIQDKLDCIRFVAKVDKNVFEGEVKAYAIKIYPGVTKVVVRGGGDKRNVELLLEKMEDDVWRFRLAESTRPELATAVFVGKELVVTIPKGGRGGTEVFDGFSVDDGMGVRGVGRRGKRVFMKEK, from the coding sequence ATGCCACAAAAAAGGCTTCTTAGACTCCCACACGTATTCGGGAAAATCCTCGAGCTTCCTCTACAATCAAACGCGGATGTTTTAATTCAAGATAAGCTCGACTGCATTCGTTTTGTCGCGAAAGTTGACAAGAACGTGTTTGAAGGAGAAGTTAAGGCGTACGCGATTAAGATTTATCCGGGTGTGACTAAAGTTGTTGTTAGAGGTGGCGGAGACAAAAGAAATGTGGAATTGTTATTGGAGAAAATGGAAGATGATGTTTGGAGGTTTAGGTTAGCTGAGAGTACGAGGCCAGAGTTGGCTACTGCGGTTTTTGTTGGGAAAGAGCTTGTCGTGACGATTCCAAAAGGCGGACGAGGTGGGACGGAGGTGTTTGATGGTTTTTCGGTTGATGATGGGATGGGTGTTCGGGGTGTTGGTAGGAGAGGGAAACGTGTGTTTATGAAGGAGAAATGA
- the LOC122609242 gene encoding uncharacterized protein LOC122609242 — protein MPTLTHFFNLNDRSRALWLSSLSAAYRTATACVIVAVATLFGPTSLRQQVAFPAFSYVTVILIITGASLGDTLRGCWAALCATLLTVIPAVLGLSTIGPSRLTTPVTAVLVGMAAFVVMLPDHRTTLVSKRIALGQIVIIYVVAYDKGGETDPVMHPVHVAASTAIGVLACVLALLLPYPGLATCQVKKKCKIYADNASQRVNLCVKAFCAKDNTSAQAFVSQTKPLTISGTKLLNAIKSKKESINWETLPIDFLKPYCLLKTTEKLQDIEMPIQGLQIALNDFHSFPPKILDKNLKDNLDKLIETINQSFEQLKSCIPSDSATFPESNLENLMLSLRSFPQNHKDLSSFFFLFCSKLLHRKMITENTSPNSPLSSNNEGNKKKPQLTLFEQISTYLMHRRFMLALKCSLSVGFAVLFGLIYSKQNGIWSGLPVAISFAVSSEAAFRVSNLKAQGTVLGTVYGVLGCFVLEKYVKMRFLILLPWFIFCSLLRRSRMYGPAGGVSAVIGAVLVLGRENFGSPTEFAIIRIVEAFIGLSCSIVVELMFQPTRASTLAKIQLAKNLQVLHECVCTMSLGGQKDRGDGLMKLKGNVIELRKFIEEAEMEPNFWFLPFHGVCYNKLLKTLSNMESLFVFMNHANESLQQQKLSLNKLESEVELFKEIVRPSIKCFERVVLVKSLNKLEKELQKSNVFDTKSSDLELGKLPISPHKLNVHGPNGEDEMENIVNSFLQRSKEIIYGEECEEVKSHEMVLSLSAFAFCLRGLVKETREIEKGLIELLQWENPSSHVNLYEISSKIDALCIT, from the exons ATGCCAACCTTAACCCATTTCTTTAACCTTAATGACAGATCCCGAGCCTTATGGCTCTCCTCCCTCTCCGCCGCCTACCGCACCGCCACGGCTTGTGTCATTGTAGCCGTGGCCACCCTCTTTGGCCCCACCTCCCTTCGTCAACAAGTCGCCTTTCCAGCCTTTTCTTACGTCACAGTTATTCTGATAATAACTGGTGCTTCTTTAGGTGACACGCTACGCGGCTGCTGGGCCGCGCTGTGTGCCACCTTGCTAACAGTTATTCCAGCTGTTTTAGGGTTGTCAACTATAGGGCCGTCACGGCTCACCACGCCCGTAACGGCTGTGTTGGTTGGCATGGCGGCATTTGTTGTGATGTTGCCGGATCATAGGACGACATTAGTGTCGAAAAGAATAGCGTTAGGACAAATTGTGATAATATATGTGGTGGCGTATGATAAGGGTGGTGAGACTGATCCGGTCATGCATCCTGTACACGTGGCAGCTAGCACCGCCATTGGAGTTTTGGCTTGTGTTCTTGCTTTGTTGCTTCCATATCCTGGTTTGGCTACGTGTCAG GTGAAGAAGAAGTGCAAGATTTATGCAGATAATGCTTCTCAAAGAGTAAACTTGTGTGTGAAGGCATTTTGTGCAAAAGATAATACAAGTGCACAAGCATTTGTCTCACAAACAAAGCCCCTAACCATTAGTGGAACTAAACTCCTAAATGCCATCAAGTCCAAGAAA GAAAGCATAAACTGGGAGACACTTCCAATAGATTTCTTGAAACCATATTGCTTGCTGAAGACAACAGAGAAGTTGCAAGATATAGAAATGCCCATACAAGGGTTGCAAATTGCATTAAATGATTTTCATTCATTTCCACCAAAAATCCTAGACAAAAATCTAAAAGATAACTTGGATAAGTTAATAGAAACCATAAACCAATCCTTTGAACAATTGAAGTCTTGCATTCCTTCTGATTCAGCTACTTTCCCTGAATCCAATCTTGAAAATCTAATGCTTTCTCTCCGTTCTTTCCCTCAAAATCACAAGGATTTgtcttcctttttcttcttattttgtTCCAAATTACTTCATAGAAAGATGATCACAGAAAACACATCACCGAATAGTCCTTTGTCATCTAACAATGAAGGCAATAAAAAGAAACCGCAATTGACCCTTTTTGAACAGATTAGTACCTATTTGATGCATAGAAGGTTCATGTTGGCATTAAAATGTTCATTATCAGTAGGTTTTGCTGTTCTGTTTGGATTGATATATAGTAAGCAAAATGGGATATGGTCCGGTTTGCCCGTAGCAATAAGTTTTGCTGTTTCTAGTGAAGCTGCATTTAGAGTTTCAAATCTTAAAGCACAAGGAACTGTGTTAGGAACTGTGTATGGTGTATTGGGATGTTTTGTTCTTGAGAAATATGTCAAAATGAGGTTCTTGATTCTCCTTCCATGGTTTATATTTTGTAGCCTTCTTAGACGAAGCCGTATGTATGGTCCAGCTGGCGGGGTTTCAGCCGTGATTGGGGCTGTGTTAGTTCTTGGTAGGGAGAATTTTGGGTCACCAACGGAATTCGCTATTATAAGAATTGTGGAAGCATTCATTGGGTTATCATGTTCTATCGTTGTTGAACTCATGTTTCAACCCACGAGAGCTTCGACTCTGGCCAAGATTCAACTTGCTAAGAACCTCCAAGTCTTACATGAATGCGTTTGCACGATGAGTCTTGGCGGTCAAAAAGATCGCGGAGATGGTCTAATGAAGCTTAAAGGTAATGTGATTGAGTTAAGAAAGTTCATTGAGGAGGCTGAAATGGAACCCAACTTTTGGTTTTTGCCTTTTCATGGTGTTTGTTACAATAAGCTCTTGAAGACTTTGTCAAACATGGAAAGTCTTTTTGTCTTTATGAACCATGCAAATGAATCTTTACAACAACAAAAGTTGAGTCTTAATAAACTTGAAAGTGAGGTTGaactttttaaagaaattgTTCGACCTTCAATCAAGTGTTTTGAGAGGGTTGTTTTGGTCAAATCACTAAACAAACTTGAGAAGGAACTTCAAAAGAGTAATGTCTTTGACACCAAATCTAGTGATCTTGAGTTGGGTAAGTTACCAATTAGCCCTCATAAGCTAAATGTGCATGGACCAAATGGTGAAGATGAGATGGAGAATATAGTAAATTCATTTCTACAAAGAtcaaaagaaattatatatggTGAAGAGTGTGAGGAGGTGAAGAGTCATGAGATGGTATTGAGTTTAAGTGCATTTGCATTTTGTTTGAGAGGTTTGGTAAAGGAAACTAGAGAGATTGAGAAGGGGCTTATAGAACTCTTGCAATGGGAGAATCCTTCAAGTCATGTAAATTTGTATGAAATTTCTAGCAAGATAGATGCTCTATGCATTACTTGA
- the LOC122607604 gene encoding uncharacterized protein LOC122607604, with protein MSPFAVTAKSSAYFSALTQEIDKKLHKAIASPNQRRDLLQALFADIALEVDDRARAIILGREDAASDSWIDAKAPICFYDVLADHFSLQPELGKPILVLIVQLWSQPFASHIFALLFHKWLFEVELDSADVLLRYSSALVQGATNIFWIDVQTNTTHFHSLFSYLLVDVALVPERLKKIPLQAQRDLFHLLSRFIFLYNQVDKIESFLKNFPVFPNAFFIGGPADIFVIELADQLQKLKVEPVLLHYLSHIKVLQGLELRMTTSTRLKTCLYSFTSPGGPMYPTRAVRHAAWDALDFLFPVGRYPRHIISLFFRLMYPWYWPSSCWNFVLSCIQAILYSVLGLIFPRHKLRDRHQS; from the exons ATGTCTCCATTTGCGGTAACTGCAAAAAGCTCTGCTTATTTCTCTGCCCTTACTCAAGAGATCGATAAAAAGCTTCATAAG GCAATAGCTTCACCGAATCAGAGACGCGATTTATTACAAGCGTTATTCGCCGATATAGCTTTAGAAGTTGATGATCGTGCTAGAG CTATAATTCTGGGAAGAGAAGATGCAGCTTCTGATTCATGGATAGATGCTAAAGCACCCATATGCTTTTATGATGTGCTTGCTGATCATTTTTCCTTGCAACCTGAGCTTGGGAAGCCAATACTTGTTTTGATTGTTCAACTCTGGAGCCAGCCATTTGCCTCCCATATTTTTGCTCTTCTGTTCCATAAATGG TTATTTGAAGTTGAACTTGATAGTGCGGATGTTCTTCTTCGTTACTCATCTGCTCTTGTGCAAGGTGCTACAAATATCTTCTG GATTGATGTCCAGACAAACACGACACACTTCCATAGTCTTTTCTCG TATCTTCTTGTGGACGTTGCATTGGTACCTGAGAGGCTGAAGAAAATCCCTTTGCAG GCACAACGCGATCTCTTTCATCTTCTTTCAAGATTCATATTCCTTTATAATCAAG TTGACAAGATTGAAAGCTTCTTAAAGAACTTTCCAGTATTCCCAAATGCTTTTTTCATTGGGGGTCCTGCAGACATATTTGTTATTGAACTAGCTGATCAG CTTCAAAAATTGAAAGTGGAACCAGTGTTGTTACATTATCTATCCCACATTAAAGTTCTCCAAGGCCTGGAACTGAGAATGACTACAAGCACCAGACTTAAAACATGCTTGTACAGTTTCACTTCTCCTGGTGGTCCAATGTATCCAACAAGAGCTGTTCGTCATGCGGCCTGGGATGCTCTGGATTTTCTTTTCCCG GTGGGGCGATATCCTCGACATATCATTAGTCTCTTTTTTCGGCTGATGTACCCATGGTACTGGCCATCATCATGTTGGAACTTTGTCTTGTCATGTATACAAGCAATTCTGTATTCAGTCTTAGGACTCATCTTTCCTCGCCATAAGTTAAGAGACCGGCATCAGTCTTAG
- the LOC122607014 gene encoding histone H2A, giving the protein MESQTKAKKGFGGRKAGAGPRKKAVTRSIKAGLQFPVGRIGRFLKKGRYAQRVGSGAPVYLAAVLEYLAAEVLELAGNAARDNKKNRIIPRHVLLAIRNDEELGKLLAGVTIAHGGVLPNINPVLLPKKTAATKEPKSPAKAAKSPKKAAAA; this is encoded by the exons atgGAATCACAAACAAAAGCAAAGAAAGGTTTCGGAGGCCGAAAAGCCGGTGCTGGTCCACGAAAGAAGGCCGTAACCCGTTCAATCAAAGCCGGTCTACAATTCCCAGTCGGCAGAATCGGccggtttttaaaaaaaggccGGTATGCACAACGTGTCGGTAGCGGTGCCCCTGTTTACCTTGCTGCTGTTCTCGAGTATCTCGCAGCAGAA GTGTTGGAATTGGCTGGAAATGCGGCGAGGGACAACAAGAAGAACAGAATAATACCTAGACATGTATTGTTGGCAATCAGGAATGACGAAGAGTTAGGAAAACTGTTGGCTGGTGTGACAATTGCACATGGTGGTGTGTTGCCAAACATTAACCCGGTTTTGTTGCCTAAGAAAACCGCCGCCACGAAAGAACCAAAGTCGCCGGCTAAGGCTGCCAAGTCACCTAAGAAGGCCGCGGCTGCTTAG
- the LOC122606741 gene encoding beta-caryophyllene synthase-like has translation MSAKQNDVIRPNANFPPSVWGDQFLIQKEQAELVDIEETVRNLKDDLRKDIMTSIDVQMEHTKLLNLIESIQRLGIAYIFEDEIKQALQHIHDVYGDKWNSGSPSLWFRLLRQQGFSVSCDIFNNYRDKDGSFKESLTNDVQGLLELYEATYLRVQGEDILDEALVFTKTRLDNIAKDLVQSNYALSTQITEALKRPIHKRLPRLEALHYIPFYQQQVSHYNESLLKLAKLDFNLLQSLHRKELSQLSRWWKGLDVPKNLPYARDRLVECYFWALGVYFEPQYSHSRIFLAKVISMSAVLDDTYDAYGTYEELQIFTEAIQRWSITCMAVLPEYMKLIFQALIDIYEEMEEILTKEGKSYQLSYAKESMKELIRSYMMEAKWANEGYIPTTEENMSLRFVSSGYSMLATTCLVGMGDIATHESMKWALAGPPLVKASCAIARLMDDIFSQREEKERKHVTSSVESYMKEYNVTEEYVHDLFNKKVEEAWKDINRELLMCKDVPMPIIIRVINLTRVMDVLYKTKDSFTNVGEELINHIKSLLICDMDHMNFSCSHRYRMDV, from the exons ATGAGTGCTAAACAAAACGACGTAATTCGCCCAAATGCCAACTTTCCTCCTAGTGTTTGGGGAGATCAGTTTCTTATACAAAAAGAG CAAGCAGAGTTAGTTGATATAGAAGAAACAGTCAGAAATTTGAAAGATGATTTGAGAAAAGATATAATGACATCTATAGATGTTCAAATGGAACATACAAAGTTGTTAAATCTGATTGAGTCAATCCAACGCCTTGGCATAGCTTATATATTCGAAGACGAAATTAAGCAAGCCTTGCAACATATTCATGATGTTTATGGTGACAAGTGGAACAGCGGTAGCCCTTCCCTTTGGTTTCGACTCCTACGACAACAAGGCTTTTCTGTATCTTGTG ATATATTCAACAACTACAGAGACAAGGACGGGTCTTTTAAGGAATCATTAACAAACGATGTCCAAGGTTTGCTTGAGCTGTATGAGGCAACATATCTAAGGGTACAAGGCGAAGATATACTAGATGAGGCTCTTGTATTTACAAAAACTCGTCTTGACAACATTGCAAAGGATCTTGTTCAAAGCAACTATGCCTTATCTACCCAAATAACCGAGGCACTAAAGCGACCTATACATAAAAGGTTGCCAAGATTGGAAGCGTTGCACTACATTCCTTTCTATCAACAACAAGTTTCTCATTATAACGAGTCGTTACTTAAACTTGCCAAATTAGATTTCAACCTGCTTCAATCGCTCCATAGGAAGGAGCTTAGCCAACTTTCAAG GTGGTGGAAAGGTCTTGATGTTCCAAAAAATCTACCATATGCAAGAGATAGATTGGTTGAATGTTACTTTTGGGCACTTGGTGTATACTTTGAGCCACAATATTCTCATTCTAGAATTTTTCTAGCAAAAGTTATCTCAATGTCAGCCGTTCTTGATGACACTTATGATGCTTATGGTACTTATGAAGAACTTCAGATCTTTACTGAAGCAATTCAAAG gtGGTCGATTACATGTATGGCTGTACTTCCAGAATACATGAAACTGATATTCCAGGCACTCATCGATATCTATGAAGAAATGGAAGAAATCTTGACAAAGGAGGGAAAATCATATCAACTTAGCTATGCCAAAGAGTCG ATGAAAGAGCTTATTAGAAGCTATATGATGGAAGCAAAATGGGCAAATGAAGGGTACATACCAACAACAGAGGAGAACATGTCACTTAGGTTCGTGAGCAGCGGTTATAGCATGCTTGCAACAACATGTTTGGTTGGCATGGGAGATATAGCCACACACGAGTCGATGAAATGGGCTCTCGCAGGACCTCCTCTTGTCAAAGCTTCTTGTGCAATTGCTAGACTCATGGATGATATCTTCTCCCAAAGG GAGGAGAAAGAAAGGAAGCATGTCACATCTagtgttgaaagttacatgaaaGAATATAATGTAACAGAGGAATATGTTCATGATCTATTTAACAAGAAAGTTGAAGAGGCATGGAAAGATATAAACCGTGAGCTCCTCATGTGTAAAGATGTTCCGATGCCTATAATAATTCGCGTGATCAACTTGACACGGGTGATGGATGTTCTATACAAAACTAAAGATAGTTTCACAAATGTGGGAGAAGAACTGATCAATCATATCAAATCGTTGCTTATTTGTGATATGGATCATATGAATTTCAGTTGTTCACACCGTTATCGAATGGATGTTTGA